One Hordeum vulgare subsp. vulgare chromosome 4H, MorexV3_pseudomolecules_assembly, whole genome shotgun sequence DNA window includes the following coding sequences:
- the LOC123449782 gene encoding uncharacterized protein LOC123449782, translating into MMQYLDFSQASTSKKWTANSSKRQPGQGFDAPRNSMEFAMEAPRSYGVFQEDVPYSCSNMRQYPKSSSAPIKKLIHEDASFRPNEGHKRVPSVIARLMGMDSPPMNSELTTHLDDSRREMIVARPAPPTKHVSFAQQKNPVRHTAKQEIYTFDDAGDDEREILSQLTKRSNGSRGHGGGDDGWSKPVPREHPQEEELQKFKKEFAAWQAIKVSEQSRGLELDSRHNVGHDEDDGDRCSEIVPYRYHQKDRKGRDGRHGNNEAHWRRRGKEGGGGASISGSRTFSLTSADDGSSARLPLSRFYYEEEEKPLSPTRIVILKPCPELSADDVDESSLGSPELMKNENNMEAFLEEVKMRLKIELEGHMAPVDRAADRWPGGSGDVPADPKQIARNIADQIRESVTKDMHHPALLRSESTRSYRSSDVQSQMDYICRDARKQLSDRLRNVLRREPEADQPPLFGSHQRRPAALTPSSSPWDEEPRPKPTSPRRDVARKGDKKIRSKEEKKRAIESSEVRSFRHGWYKNSATAAVVDSSDEAASPRNLMRSFSAPVSGNFVKFLSEGEPRALVGARVQLKHEGHGDYYGGRPSLEEERQPKGRKDGFGIKGKVFNLRQNLGLRAKLFGKKLHSAAADEASSSFFLDDFPPIGTLVTAPSVLIHPGVLQENSTEVPPSPASWCSSPPDDMMIRGGYPSPVSPLEASFGEHRSPLKPAASSGASEPGNSCLEQDQVEEIPQASPAPQDDDDTSEMDHPMKAFIRAVLVVAGMYGQSQNSGDHLSLTCQLIKPIPKRAFEEVVSSSPPPAVTSDGHDVDHRLLFDLINEALPGAARGSTTLCTFSKWYAAPPRRASADRRLLDGLWRSVETWLEPPSVDDDADSVDGLIGRDMGVSPWSGVFRDDVDGLGEEMEAEILSELVDETLWDVLLNVGD; encoded by the exons ATGATGCAGTACCTGGACTTCTCCCAGGCCAGCACCTCCAAGAAGTGGACGGCCAACAGCAGCAAGAGGCAGCCGGGCCAAG GGTTCGATGCTCCGAGGAACAGCATGGAGTTCGCCATGGAGGCGCCCCGCAGCTACGGCGTCTTCCAAGAGGACGTCCCG TACTCTTGCAGCAACATGAGGCAGTACCCAAAATCCTCCTCGGCCCCGATCAAGAAGCTGATCCATGAGGACGCGTCCTTCAGGCCGAACGAAGGGCACAAGAGAGTGCCCAGCGTCATCGCCAGGTTGATGGGCATGGACTCGCCGCCGATGAACTCCGAGCTCACCACCCACCTCGATGATTCTCGGCGAGAGATGATCGTCGCGAGGCCAGCACCGCCGACCAAGCATGTCTCCTTCGCGCAGCAGAAGAATCCAGTCCGGCATACGGCGAAACAGGAAATTTACACCTTCGACGACGCCGGTGATGACGAGAGGGAGATTCTTAGTCAGCTGACCAAGAGGAGTAATGGTAGTCGTGgtcatggtggtggtgatgatgggtGGAGCAAACCGGTGCCGCGGGAGCACCCGCAGGAGGAGGAGCTGCAGAAGTTCAAGAAGGAGTTCGCGGCGTGGCAGGCCATCAAGGTGTCGGAGCAGTCGAGAGGTCTGGAGCTGGACAGCCGGCATAATGTCGGCCACGACGAAGACGACGGCGACAGGTGCTCCGAGATCGTGCCCTACAGGTACCACCAGAAGGATCGCAAAGGGAGAGATGGCAGGCACGGGAATAATGAGGCGCATTGGAGAAGAAGAGGCAaggagggcggcggtggcgcgTCGATCTCCGGCAGCCGGACGTTCTCTCTGACGAGCGCCGACGACGGTTCTTCCGCGAGGCTGCCGCTCTCGAGATTCTattatgaggaggaggagaagccgcTGTCGCCGACCAGGATCGTGATCCTGAAGCCCTGCCCGGAGCTGAGCGCCGACGACGTCGACGAGTCATCGCTGGGCTCGCCGGAGCTGATGAAGAACGAGAACAACATGGAGGCGTTCCTGGAGGAGGTCAAGATGCGGCTCAAGATCGAGCTCGAAGGGCACATGGCCCCCGTCGACAGGGCGGCCGACCGGTGGCCCGGCGGCAGCGGTGACGTCCCCGCCGACCCGAAGCAGATTGCGCGGAACATCGCCGACCAGATCAGGGAGAGCGTCACCAAGGACATGCACCACCCGGCGCTGCTGCGCTCGGAGTCGACGCGGTCGTACCGGAGCAGCGACGTGCAGAGCCAGATGGACTACATCTGCAGAGACGCCAGGAAGCAGCTCTCCGACCGGCTGAGGAACGTGCTCAGGAGGGAGCCGGAGGCCGACCAGCCGCCGCTGTTCGGATCTCACCAGAGACGGCCGGCCGCATTGACGCCGTCGTCTTCGCCATGGGACGAAGAGCCGCGGCCGAAGCCGACGAGTCCGCGGCGGGACGTGGCGAGGAAGGGCGACAAGAAGATCAGgagcaaggaggagaagaagcgcgCGATCGAGTCATCCGAAGTCCGCTCCTTCAGACACGGGTGGTACAAGAACTCGGCTACGGCGGCGGTCGTTGACTCCTCCGACGAGGCGGCGTCGCCGAGGAACCTGATGAGGTCGTTCTCGGCGCCGGTGTCCGGGAACTTCGTGAAGTTCCTCTCGGAGGGGGAGCCGCGGGCGCTCGTCGGAGCGCGGGTGCAGCTGAAACACGAGGGACACGGCGACTACTATGGCGGACGGCCGTCGCTGGAGGAGGAGAGGCAGCCGAAAGGGAGGAAGGACGGGTTCGGCATCAAGGGGAAGGTGTTCAACCTGCGGCAGAACCTCGGGCTGAGAGCGAAGCTTTTCGGCAAGAAGCTCCACTCGGCCGCCGCCGACGaggcgtcgtcgtcgttcttcctCGACGACTTCCCGCCGATCGGCACGCTGGTCACCGCCCCCTCCGTCCTTATCCACCCCGGGGTCCTGCAG GAGAACTCCACCGAGGTGCCACCGAGCCCGGCGTCGTGGTGCAGCAGCCCGCCTGATGACATGATGATCCGGGGAGGTTACCCGAGCCCCGTTTCGCCACTGGAGGCTTCCTTCGGCGAGCACCGGTCTCCGTTGAAGCCGGCAGCGAGCTCAGGTGCTTCTG AAccaggcaattcatgtctggaGCAAGATCAAGTTGAGGAAATCCCACAAGCAAGTCCAGCAccccaggacgacgacgacacaTCGGAGATGGATCACCCCATGAAAGCTTTCATCAGAGCCGTCCTCGTGGTCGCCGGCATGTACGGGCAGAGCCAAAACTCCGGCGACCACCTCTCACTAACCTGCCAACTGATCAAGCCGATCCCCAAGCGGGCGTTCGAGGAAGTCGTGTCCTCGTCGCCACCTCCGGCCGTCACCTCCGACGGCCATGACGTGGACCACCGCCTCCTCTTCGACCTGATAAACGAGGCGCTGCCCGGAGCCGCCCGCGGCTCGACGACGCTGTGCACGTTCAGCAAGTGGTACGCGGCGCCACCGAGGAGAGCGTCCGCGGACAGGAGGCTGCTGGACGGGCTATGGAGATCCGTGGAGACGTGGCTGGAGCCGCCGAGCGTGGACGACGACGCCGACTCCGTGGACGGGCTCATCGGCCGCGACATGGGCGTGTCTCCCTGGAGCGGCGTGTTCCGCGACGACGTCGACGGGCTCGGCGAGGAGATGGAGGCGGAGATCCTGTCGGAGCTCGTGGACGAGACGCTGTGGGACGTGCTGCTCAACGTAGGAGACTGA